In Camarhynchus parvulus chromosome 28, STF_HiC, whole genome shotgun sequence, the following proteins share a genomic window:
- the LOC115914251 gene encoding AN1-type zinc finger protein 5-like — protein MAQETNQTQVPLLCTTGCGFYGSPRTNGMCSVCYKEFLQRQQSSDRINPPAPSGPSSSPMAPEAIAGQHAEGDSTPEDAKASAQTPVTHQMTAMSISREETSNETEEFSKTDEASSASSSSGTLLEISQNTAEGKTASEKPKPKKNRCFTCRKKIGLTGFDCRCGNLFCAIHRYSDMHACPYDYKAEAAEKIRKENPIVIAEKIQKL, from the exons ATGGCTCAGGAGACGAACCAGACGCAGGTGCCTCTGCTGTGTACCACGGGCTGCGGCTTCTACGGCAGCCCCCGGACCAACGGCATGTGCTCCGTGTGCTACAAGGAGttcctgcagaggcagcagagcagtgaccGGATAAACCCTCCAG CACCCAGtggtcccagcagcagccccatggcTCCCGAGGCCATCGCAGGACAGCACGcggagggagactccacacctGAGGATGCAAAAGCCAG CGCTCAGACTCCTGTGACCCATCAGATGACGGCCATGAGCATATCCAGAGAGGAAACCAGCAACGAGACAGAGGAATTCAGCAAGACAGATGAAGCCTCATCGGCTTCTTCCTCATCAG GTACCCTGCTTGAGATATCCCAGAACACGGCTGAGGGCAAGACGGCTTCGGAAAAACCGAAACCGAAGAAGAATCGCTGCTTCACCTGCCGGAAGAAGATTGGGCTGACTG GCTTCGACTGCCGCTGCGGGAACCTGTTCTGTGCCATTCACCGGTACTCTGACATGCACGCCTGCCCCTACGACTACAAGGCAGAAGCTGCCGAGAAGATCCGCAAGGAAAACCCCATCGTTATCGCCGAGAAGATCCAGAAGTTGTGA